In Mercurialis annua linkage group LG5, ddMerAnnu1.2, whole genome shotgun sequence, a single genomic region encodes these proteins:
- the LOC126682958 gene encoding phosphatidylcholine:diacylglycerol cholinephosphotransferase 1-like has product MPSPSLLPTLHFSAMTSTVSAATATTTLYKRHKNTNSSSLDMAKKLTNGSGGDRTVYGFDASFLKWGVNDVVNVVKIHWLPCFFALGLLFFMGVEYTLFMVPASAPPFDLGFIVTRRLHLLLSSWPELNTLLAFLNTVFVLMQTTYILWTWLVEGRPRATISALFMFTCRGILGYSTQLPLPQEFLGSGADFPVGNVSFFLFFSGHVAGSVIASLDMRRMQRWGMAWAFDALNILQTVRLLGSRGHYTIDLATGIGAGILFDSLAGKYEESKRKQALLAKEASLFS; this is encoded by the exons ATGCCCTCCCCATCCCTTCTCCCCACTCTGCATTTCTCCGCCATGACTTCAACTGTTTCCGCCGCCACCGCCACCACAACTCTGTACAAGCGCCACAAGAACACTAACTCCTCCTCTCTCGACATGGCCAAGAAGCTCACTAATGGTAGTGGTGGGGACCGTACTGTTTATGGATTTGATGCTTCGTTCTTGAAATGGGGTGTTAATGATGTGGTCAATGTGGTTAAGATTCATTGGCTACCGTGTTTTTTTGCACTTGGGCTGTTGTTTTTTATGGGTGTTGAGTATACACTTTTCATGGTGCCGGCTTCTGCTCCGCCTTTTGATTTGGGTTTCATTGTCACGCGCCGCCTTCATCTCTTGCTTTCTTCGTGGCCGGAGCTCAATACTTTATTGGCTTTTCTTAATACG GTGTTTGTTTTGATGCAAACCACTTATATATTGTGGACATGGCTAGTAGAGGGCAGACCAAGAGCGACAATCTCGGCTTTGTTCATGTTCACTTGCCGTGGCATACTTGGCTACTCCACTCAGCTTCCACTACCTCAG GAGTTTCTGGGGTCAGGAGCAGATTTTCCGGTAGGAAACGTGTCATTCTTCCTGTTTTTCTCTGGCCATGTAGCGGGATCAGTGATAGCATCTCTTGATATGAGAAGAATGCAGAGATGGGGAATGGCATGGGCATTTGATGCGCTTAATATCTTACAAACTGTGAGGCTACTCGGATCGAGAGGTCACTATACGATTGATTTAGCTACTGGTATTGGTGCTGGCATTCTGTTTGATTCACTAGCCGGAAAATATGAAGAGAGCAAGAGAAAACAGGCCCTTCTTGCTAAAGAAGCTTCTTTGTTTAGTTGA